Proteins co-encoded in one Marinobacter gudaonensis genomic window:
- the hisG gene encoding ATP phosphoribosyltransferase, translating to MTDSITIALSKGRILEETLPLLAEAGIELVDDVKKSRKLVFPTTDPQVRVLILRATDVPTYVQYGGADLGVTGKDVLMEHGGEGLYEPLDLNISRCRLMTAGPKNQTPPAGRIKVATKFVNLARRYYSAQGRQADIIKLYGAMELAPILGLADEIVDIVDTGNTLKANGLEARELIEHISSRLVVNRASMKMKHARINPIIEKMSAAVEKRREPQ from the coding sequence ATGACAGATTCCATCACCATCGCCTTGTCGAAGGGAAGAATCCTGGAGGAAACCCTGCCGTTGCTGGCGGAGGCGGGCATCGAGCTGGTCGACGACGTCAAGAAATCCCGCAAGCTGGTGTTCCCGACCACCGACCCGCAAGTGAGGGTGCTGATCCTGCGGGCTACGGACGTGCCCACCTACGTTCAGTACGGCGGCGCCGACCTGGGCGTGACCGGTAAGGATGTTCTTATGGAGCATGGTGGTGAGGGACTGTACGAGCCGCTGGATCTCAACATCTCCCGATGCCGACTGATGACCGCCGGGCCGAAGAACCAGACCCCACCTGCCGGTCGTATCAAGGTGGCGACCAAATTCGTGAATCTGGCCCGTCGGTATTATTCAGCCCAGGGTCGCCAGGCCGACATCATCAAGCTCTATGGCGCGATGGAACTGGCGCCGATCCTCGGGCTGGCGGATGAGATCGTCGATATCGTGGACACCGGTAACACCCTCAAGGCCAACGGTCTTGAGGCCAGGGAACTGATTGAACATATCAGCAGCCGCTTGGTGGTGAATCGTGCGTCCATGAAGATGAAACACGCGCGGATTAACCCCATAATCGAAAAGATGTCGGCAGCCGTTGAGAAACGACGAGAGCCGCAATAG
- a CDS encoding STAS domain-containing protein: MSPSAPLARLSDGVLVVSGFVDFDSVVALRKQGEALIASCSRALTVDLEALENAHSVVLSLLLCWRRLAAGRNIELSFRGVSDRLASLAALSNLEEELPGFAPGSDIATH; this comes from the coding sequence ATGAGCCCGTCGGCGCCGCTGGCCCGGCTGTCGGACGGTGTCCTGGTTGTCTCGGGCTTTGTGGACTTCGACAGCGTTGTCGCCCTGCGAAAACAGGGCGAAGCGCTGATTGCCAGTTGCTCCCGGGCGCTGACGGTAGACCTGGAGGCTCTGGAGAACGCGCACAGTGTCGTTCTGTCTCTTCTGCTGTGTTGGCGCCGCCTGGCGGCAGGCCGGAATATCGAGCTGTCCTTCCGTGGTGTCAGCGACAGGTTGGCGTCGCTGGCTGCACTCAGCAATCTGGAAGAGGAGTTGCCCGGTTTTGCACCGGGATCCGACATCGCCACTCACTGA
- the murA gene encoding UDP-N-acetylglucosamine 1-carboxyvinyltransferase — protein MDKLLIRGRKPLDGEIRISGAKNAALPILAATLLADEPVTVGNLPHLNDITTMIELLGRMGVELMIDEKMSVEIHANTIKHFHAPYELVKTMRASILVLGPLVAHFGEAEVSLPGGCAIGSRPVNLHIHGLEMMGADIKVENGYIKAKSNGRLKGAHIFLDTVTVTGTENLMMAAALADGKTILENAAREPEVVDLAECLIAMGADIKGHGTATIEINGVERLHGCHYNVLPDRVETGTYLVAAAATGGRVKLKDTREDLLEAVLLKLEEAGAHISTGPDWIELDMKGNRPKAVSLRTAPYPAFPTDMQAQFAAMNAVAEGSGTIVETVFENRFMHLQELIRMGADITLEGNAAIIKGVDHLTGAPVMATDLRASASLVIAGLVADGDTIVDRIYHIDRGYECIEEKLQLLGASIRRLPA, from the coding sequence GTGGACAAACTTCTGATCAGGGGGCGCAAGCCCCTGGATGGTGAAATCCGGATTTCCGGTGCCAAGAACGCCGCGCTGCCAATCCTGGCGGCAACCCTGCTCGCGGACGAGCCGGTGACCGTCGGCAACCTGCCGCACCTGAACGACATCACCACCATGATCGAGCTGCTCGGCCGCATGGGCGTGGAGCTGATGATTGATGAAAAGATGAGCGTGGAGATCCACGCCAACACCATCAAGCATTTCCACGCACCTTACGAGCTGGTAAAAACCATGCGTGCCTCCATTCTGGTGCTGGGCCCGCTGGTGGCGCACTTCGGTGAGGCGGAAGTGTCCCTTCCTGGTGGTTGTGCCATTGGCAGCCGGCCCGTGAACCTGCACATCCACGGCCTGGAAATGATGGGCGCGGATATCAAGGTTGAGAACGGCTACATCAAGGCGAAGAGCAACGGGCGCCTCAAAGGTGCTCATATCTTCCTGGACACGGTCACGGTTACCGGCACCGAGAACCTGATGATGGCTGCGGCCCTCGCTGATGGTAAAACCATTCTCGAAAACGCCGCCCGAGAGCCGGAAGTGGTGGATCTGGCCGAGTGCCTGATTGCCATGGGCGCCGACATCAAGGGGCACGGCACCGCAACCATCGAAATCAATGGCGTTGAACGCCTGCACGGCTGCCACTACAACGTGCTGCCGGACCGGGTCGAAACCGGTACCTATCTGGTGGCTGCCGCCGCTACTGGCGGTCGGGTCAAGCTCAAGGACACCCGAGAAGACCTGCTGGAAGCGGTTCTTCTCAAGCTGGAAGAAGCCGGCGCCCATATCAGCACAGGTCCGGACTGGATTGAGCTCGACATGAAGGGCAACCGCCCGAAAGCGGTAAGCCTGCGCACCGCGCCTTATCCGGCGTTTCCCACCGACATGCAGGCCCAGTTTGCGGCCATGAATGCCGTGGCGGAAGGCTCCGGAACCATTGTCGAGACGGTGTTCGAGAATCGCTTCATGCACCTGCAGGAGCTGATCCGCATGGGTGCAGACATCACACTCGAAGGCAATGCCGCCATCATCAAGGGGGTGGACCACCTGACCGGGGCACCGGTGATGGCCACTGACCTGCGGGCGTCAGCCAGTCTGGTCATTGCCGGCCTGGTGGCCGACGGAGACACAATCGTTGACCGCATTTACCACATTGATCGTGGTTACGAGTGTATTGAAGAGAAGCTTCAGCTGCTGGGCGCCAGTATCCGCCGCCTGCCGGCCTGA
- a CDS encoding BolA family protein → MDANQVTELVKESFPDCDVQVQVDGTHYLVVVVGDVFEGLSTIKRQQLINKALFQQVMDGTIHALHPRAFTPAEWADRQG, encoded by the coding sequence ATGGATGCCAACCAAGTCACCGAGCTGGTCAAGGAATCCTTCCCTGACTGCGACGTGCAGGTACAGGTTGACGGTACCCATTATCTGGTTGTGGTCGTGGGCGATGTGTTTGAAGGCCTGTCCACCATCAAGCGCCAGCAGCTGATCAACAAGGCGCTGTTCCAGCAGGTAATGGATGGCACAATCCACGCACTTCACCCGCGCGCGTTCACGCCGGCCGAATGGGCAGATCGCCAGGGCTGA
- the hisD gene encoding histidinol dehydrogenase, giving the protein MTVSIKRLNASQSDFDIALAKLLAWDDSVDHQVNESVRHILHQVKTRGDQAVLEFTEKFDRLKVGSVAELEMDQSRLQQALEAIPQDQRVALEKAAERIRDYHERQNQKSWQYEDEDGTVLGQKVTPLDRAGLYVPGGKAAYPSSVLMNAIPAKVAGVSEVIMVVPTPDGVVNDMVLAAAAIAGVDRVFTVGGAQAVAALAYGTETIPAVDKIVGPGNIFVATAKREVFGVVGIDMIAGPSEILVICDGNTDPDWIAMDLFSQAEHDEQAQSILISPDADFLDAVEASINKLLPTMERANIIRTSVTDRAALIQVADLKEAAAVSNRIAPEHLELSVENPEALLEDIRHAGAIFMGRYTAEALGDYCAGPNHVLPTSGTARFSSPLGVYDFQKRSSIIGFSAAGADRMGRVASVLARGEGLTAHARSAEYRIKE; this is encoded by the coding sequence ATGACCGTAAGCATCAAACGACTGAACGCCTCACAAAGTGACTTCGACATTGCTTTGGCCAAATTGCTGGCCTGGGACGACAGTGTTGATCATCAGGTGAACGAGTCGGTGCGTCATATCCTGCATCAAGTGAAAACCCGAGGTGATCAGGCGGTTCTGGAATTTACCGAGAAGTTCGACCGCTTGAAGGTCGGCTCCGTTGCCGAACTGGAAATGGATCAGAGCCGTTTGCAGCAGGCGTTGGAAGCGATTCCCCAAGACCAGCGCGTGGCGCTTGAGAAAGCGGCCGAGCGAATTCGGGATTACCACGAACGGCAGAACCAGAAGTCTTGGCAATACGAGGACGAGGACGGCACTGTGCTGGGCCAAAAGGTAACGCCGCTGGATCGGGCCGGCCTGTATGTGCCTGGTGGAAAGGCTGCGTATCCCTCGTCGGTGTTGATGAACGCCATTCCCGCAAAAGTGGCCGGTGTGAGCGAAGTCATCATGGTGGTGCCCACGCCGGATGGCGTAGTGAATGACATGGTGCTGGCAGCAGCCGCCATTGCCGGCGTTGACCGGGTATTCACCGTGGGGGGCGCCCAGGCGGTTGCCGCGCTGGCCTACGGCACCGAAACCATTCCCGCCGTCGACAAGATTGTCGGCCCCGGCAACATCTTCGTGGCCACCGCCAAGCGGGAAGTCTTTGGTGTGGTTGGCATCGACATGATTGCCGGTCCGTCCGAGATTCTGGTGATCTGCGACGGCAACACCGATCCGGACTGGATCGCCATGGACCTGTTCTCCCAGGCCGAACATGACGAACAGGCCCAGTCCATCCTTATCAGCCCGGATGCGGACTTCCTGGATGCGGTGGAAGCGAGTATCAACAAACTGCTGCCGACCATGGAACGCGCCAACATCATCCGCACCTCCGTGACTGACCGGGCGGCCCTGATTCAGGTCGCAGACCTGAAAGAAGCGGCCGCCGTCTCCAACCGGATTGCCCCCGAGCACCTGGAGCTTTCCGTGGAGAATCCTGAAGCCCTGCTTGAGGACATCCGCCACGCCGGCGCCATCTTCATGGGCCGCTACACCGCTGAGGCCCTGGGTGACTACTGCGCCGGCCCCAACCACGTGCTGCCCACCAGTGGGACGGCCCGGTTCTCTTCGCCGCTGGGCGTTTACGATTTCCAGAAGCGGTCCTCCATCATCGGCTTCAGCGCCGCGGGTGCGGATCGGATGGGTCGCGTGGCGTCGGTTCTGGCGAGGGGTGAGGGGTTAACGGCCCACGCCCGGTCGGCGGAGTATCGAATTAAGGAATGA
- a CDS encoding MlaC/ttg2D family ABC transporter substrate-binding protein, translating into MFVFRIHTLLGLVLALFLASAVHASEAEDLREYVDANTQRLVDKLNRERGLYDKDPEAFYRKMDEALSDFVDFRRIAARVMGRYARQTTPEQRDEFVVKFKRSLFDSYAQALVSAEEFEINVQSATINPQDSGRASVQMEVVTASGNRYPVTYSMYKTDSGQWMMENVIVEGVNIGLAFRDRFSQEMEENRGRIQAVIDGWSDAIQSLNLEQEVDKS; encoded by the coding sequence ATGTTTGTTTTCAGAATCCACACACTGCTGGGCCTGGTGCTGGCCCTGTTTCTGGCGTCTGCCGTCCATGCCAGCGAGGCCGAAGACCTGCGCGAGTACGTGGATGCCAATACCCAGAGACTGGTGGATAAGCTCAACCGGGAGCGTGGCCTGTATGACAAGGACCCGGAAGCCTTCTATCGGAAAATGGACGAGGCACTGTCGGATTTTGTTGATTTTCGGCGGATCGCCGCCCGAGTGATGGGCCGGTACGCACGTCAGACAACCCCCGAGCAACGTGATGAGTTCGTGGTCAAGTTCAAGCGCAGTCTGTTCGACAGTTACGCGCAGGCGCTGGTCAGTGCCGAGGAATTCGAAATCAACGTGCAGAGTGCCACCATCAATCCTCAGGACAGCGGCCGGGCCTCCGTGCAGATGGAAGTGGTCACCGCGTCGGGTAACCGCTACCCGGTAACCTATTCCATGTACAAGACCGATAGTGGTCAGTGGATGATGGAGAACGTGATCGTTGAGGGCGTGAACATTGGTCTGGCTTTCCGCGACCGGTTCAGCCAGGAAATGGAAGAGAACCGAGGCAGGATCCAGGCGGTGATCGACGGCTGGAGCGATGCTATCCAGTCCCTCAATCTTGAGCAGGAAGTGGACAAGTCATGA